The following proteins are co-located in the Mycolicibacterium goodii genome:
- a CDS encoding cytochrome P450 has protein sequence MSDFDTVDYFTDQSLVPDPHPYFDHLRSKCPVVREPHYGVLAVTSFEEATTVLKDTDTFSSCIAVGGPFPPLPFTPEGDDITEQIERHRKELPMFEHMVTMDPPEHTNARSLLNRLLTPKRLKENEDFMWRLADECLDDFIDDGSCEFLKQYAKPFSLLVIADLLGVPEEDHDEFRHVLGAPRPGAIVGSLDGDRLAMNPLEWLDDKFIRYLEDRRRQPRDDVLTALATAKYPDGSTPEVIDVVRSATFLFAAGQETTTKLLSASLRVLGDRPDIQQALRDDRSRIPTFVEEALRMDAPVKSQFRLAKKTTRLGGVDVPAGTTLMVCPGAVNRDPIRFEDPHTFSLDRKNVREHIAFGRGVHSCPGGPLARVEGRVSLERILDRMADITIDEEHHGPAGNRRYTYEPTYILRGLTEVHIKFDPVR, from the coding sequence ATGTCAGACTTCGATACCGTCGACTACTTCACCGATCAGTCACTGGTGCCTGATCCGCACCCCTACTTCGACCACCTGCGCAGCAAGTGTCCGGTGGTGCGGGAACCGCACTACGGGGTGCTCGCGGTCACGAGTTTCGAAGAGGCCACCACGGTCCTCAAGGACACCGACACGTTCTCGTCGTGCATCGCCGTCGGCGGGCCGTTCCCGCCGCTGCCGTTCACGCCCGAGGGCGACGACATCACCGAGCAGATCGAGCGGCACCGCAAGGAACTGCCGATGTTCGAGCACATGGTCACCATGGATCCGCCCGAGCACACCAACGCACGGTCGCTGCTGAACCGGCTGCTGACGCCGAAGCGCCTCAAGGAGAACGAGGACTTCATGTGGCGGCTCGCCGACGAGTGCCTCGACGACTTCATCGACGACGGCAGCTGCGAATTCCTCAAGCAGTACGCAAAACCGTTCTCGCTGTTGGTGATCGCCGATCTGCTCGGCGTTCCAGAGGAGGATCACGACGAGTTCCGCCACGTGCTGGGCGCCCCGCGTCCCGGCGCCATCGTGGGGTCACTCGACGGTGATCGGCTCGCGATGAATCCGCTGGAGTGGCTCGACGACAAGTTCATCCGTTACCTGGAGGATCGGCGCAGGCAACCGCGGGACGACGTGTTGACCGCGCTCGCCACCGCGAAGTACCCGGACGGGTCGACGCCCGAGGTGATCGACGTCGTGCGCTCGGCGACGTTCCTCTTCGCGGCAGGCCAGGAGACCACCACCAAACTGCTGTCGGCGTCACTGCGCGTGCTGGGCGACCGGCCCGACATCCAGCAGGCGCTGCGCGACGATCGCAGCCGCATCCCGACCTTCGTCGAGGAGGCGCTGCGGATGGACGCCCCGGTGAAAAGCCAGTTCCGCCTTGCCAAGAAGACCACGCGACTCGGCGGCGTCGACGTACCGGCGGGCACCACGCTCATGGTCTGCCCCGGCGCGGTGAACCGCGACCCCATCCGTTTCGAGGACCCGCACACCTTCAGCCTCGACCGCAAGAACGTCCGCGAGCACATCGCCTTCGGCCGCGGCGTGCACAGCTGCCCGGGCGGCCCGCTGGCACGCGTCGAAGGCCGGGTGTCCCTCGAACGCATTCTCGACCGCATGGCCGACATCACGATCGACGAGGAGCACCACGGTCCGGCAGGCAACCGCCGATACACCTATGAGCCGACCTACATCCTGCGCGGTCTCACCGAGGTCCACATCAAGTTCGATCCGGTGCGCTGA
- a CDS encoding TetR/AcrR family transcriptional regulator, whose translation MASARRIGAPDAKNRILLLDAAEQLMIDEGYAAVTSRRVAERAGLKPQLVHYYFRTMDDLLLAVFRRRAEEGLAAQAQALSSAQPLWALWRFGIDPSATRLTMEIMGMANHRKALRTEIARYAERFRAEQTKAMTAALDRYGVNSADVPPVVWTFLATSVSRVMVMEQALGMSAGHAEVLEFCESWLRHIEGEPLPIEAAG comes from the coding sequence ATGGCATCGGCGCGAAGGATCGGGGCGCCGGACGCGAAGAATCGCATCCTTCTGCTCGACGCCGCCGAACAGCTCATGATCGACGAGGGTTACGCGGCCGTCACCTCCCGGCGCGTCGCCGAGCGGGCCGGCCTCAAACCGCAACTTGTGCACTACTACTTCCGCACCATGGACGATTTGTTGCTCGCGGTGTTCCGCAGGCGCGCCGAGGAGGGGCTCGCGGCGCAGGCACAGGCGCTGAGTTCGGCGCAACCGCTGTGGGCGTTGTGGCGCTTCGGTATCGACCCGAGCGCGACCCGTCTGACGATGGAGATCATGGGAATGGCCAACCATCGCAAGGCGCTGCGAACCGAGATCGCCCGCTACGCCGAACGTTTCCGTGCGGAGCAGACCAAGGCGATGACCGCCGCGCTGGACCGCTACGGCGTCAACTCCGCCGACGTACCCCCGGTGGTGTGGACGTTCCTGGCGACGAGCGTGTCGCGGGTGATGGTGATGGAACAGGCCCTGGGCATGTCGGCCGGACATGCCGAGGTGCTCGAATTCTGTGAGAGCTGGCTGCGCCACATCGAGGGCGAACCGCTGCCGATCGAAGCCGCGGGCTGA